The Astyanax mexicanus isolate ESR-SI-001 chromosome 18, AstMex3_surface, whole genome shotgun sequence DNA window ataaatacacctaaagcttcacaataAATAATAGACAAAATTTAAGACataacagccctattatcacaatatggatttttaatatcatgatatttctgtgtcacaatatattgtatacaatataatattgcccatccCTAGCTATGGCTCCACTGGTAGAGTATTACTCATTTTCTTTGTGTTGGGTTACAAGATGGATAAGGCTCTCCACTACTTTGCTTAAAGTAAATAGGTAATTTATCTGGTATAGCTAAACACTTTATAATCTCATTTACACCTTTGGATGTATAACTTTAGAAAAGTAACAGGATGTAAGGTAAATGATGCagacaataatgataataaaaaaataaatatacaaaaatgtcccaaatacattaaaataatcatGGTCTAGAGTTTTTATAGAATAATTAAacactttgacaaaaaaaaaaacataacactgAGGGGTGTTACTATAGAGTTAATATAGGACTCCACACAGTTTAATTAACTCTAAAATAGTAACTCTAGTAGTTATTTTAACACTGCAGAGAATGTGCCTTTGCCTTTTAACTCTGAAGTTGACTGTGGTAAATGAACTCCTGCACTGTGTATATCTTAAATAGTGTAGCACTTACATTCTAACACAGACTTGCATGGTCGCTAATAGAGCCCCACTAGGAGTCTGCTAATGAAGCAGTTTTTTAAGGTTGTCCTATTTCTTATGGTGAAGATTTTAACCAGGGTGACACTTGAAAACAacggggtaggggtacaaatgtCAAACAGGACTCACTAGTACATTCAACACACAttcaacaaagaaaaaaaaagtttactcttttctttaaaactgtttattgcTTTCATGCAGGAGTGCCATAAAATTTTGAAGACTCAGACTACAGTCTTAAACACTACAGATGATGCAAAATAAATTTTTGCCCATTTCTTTCTGTACAAATGTAGATCATCATAAATAGAAGCTCAAAGAGAGGCGTAAGTAGGAAATATCTGGGGTGAGACAGAGAGTCCAAAACGCTCCCCGAATCTGCCAACTGGTATTGCAGCAGGGTAACATGCATCAACGCAATGGAGGAGTGCAGTTCACTGACACCAGACAGCTAAGACACactcgcactcacacacacacacttacacaccgaCAGCAAAGATCATTTACAGCATCTTCGTGCAAAAGGATGTACAAATGACAAAAGTTGGACCAACAGCGCAAACCTGTTTTAGACTGACCAGTTGAAACAGTTGGGATTTTTAACACCCATACCTTCTTCTACATTTAGGAAATGAGTCCACATCAGAGGAGTTGGTGTCTCGTGCAGTGCTGCTTTGGTAAGCCCAGAACCAAACTAGTCCCGCAGGTGAACAGAACAGTTGTTAAAACACGGGAAACTGCAGGAAGAATGCATAGTGCCAACCCTCAGAGTCGAATCAGAAATCATCTGAGATCTCCTCGTTATTTAATCAGTGTTGAACAGTGAgcttgtcttttttattattcttccagtgtccaatcaaatcagattCAGAGAGGCCAGAATGGTCCCAGTCTTTTTTCAATAATACACGGTAATGCAGTACAAACTCCTCATCTTGACATAGGCTTTAACTTCATCATCAGATTAACAACAGTATGGAATCCCAATTCattcaaaaactaaaaaatgtacaGAACTGTGCAAGAGCCTTGAGCCACATGAAAATAGAAGCCCAGTAATTCCAGTTCAAATCCAACTCCTAGTTTATCTAATCAGATTTTACATTTAAGTAAATCAGGGGAGCTGCTGGTGGATCTGTTCATTTTTAACAGCATCTTTCGCCAACATGTTCAGATggctttttatttgtatttagtctCATGGTTAGAATTTTACAGAACACACTTACCACTCAGATGAATAGTTTTAAACAATTTCTGTGATAGCCTAAAACTTCTGCACAGTACTGCACCCAAACCACTTCCAGTTATTATAAAGCTGCCGTAGATAAAGGCCCATAAAGACCTAGAGACGGTAGAGATAGCAATAAAGACCAACACAGATATTACacctttaaagcagcattaagaGTCAACATCAGCCTCTTTGAGAACgtaaaggctatgttcacattacaagcctcgttaatcagttcagatttttttgctcagatcagatttggctaacTTTACAGAATACATTGATTACATTTGAGTGAAACTCTGTCCCTAAAATGACATGCATGCACACTTAGATACTTAGATTTATGCATGTTGTGGCAAAATAGTACTTCCTGCCAAAGTGATCTTTAAGtgataaattaataatttgtaatattaatatttattcagaAACAGGAATCATAAACGTAATCTGCTGTTCCCATACGGCTGCATGATGCGTGCGCACATGAAGGGGAGACAGATGACAACAGCACCAAGCACCAGCATAcaggcaaaaagatgcatgaaatctgatcCCATCGTTCATATTCTTCATGGTGCATGCCCACAAATCAGATACATGGTATCCAATCTACGACCACAAATGAACGTCTCAAAATCTACGACTCAAATCCGATCGGTCCCTTTAGCCTGGAAATGTGAACATAACCTGAGAGGCTTGGGTCCAAAATATGTCTTTGTATATACGTATATTCACCCTTTTAATTAAAGCAATATTTGTGCCAATACTGTAAACTTTTACACATCTCTGCCTGGGTTAGAACTACTGGGACAGAATTTACTACAGTCATGACGAAACTACGTGAAATTTGAAATCTTTGGTTTGGCACATCAAACAtaattattttgttgttttgtttcccCCAACAATACTTGCGCTGGTATTCTATTACAATCACTTTTAATAAGAACAACTAAGGTTCTACCTTCCTTCGGTTTTTGAAGGCAAATCAATGCTGACAGAAGGAAATAGCCAGTGTCCGAGTATTCAGTCCCAAGAGACCTTTCTCCTGATTCTTCTTAACGTTTTCCCCATGTGCCCATCCACTGGATTGGATGAAGACTTTGAATTTCTAAATCTTCTTATTCCATCCACGTCTCAGAAATCCCTGAACTCCTGGAGGTACCAGCGTGTTCTGTGTCAATGTGTGTGTTTCAGCATGTACTCTTGATTTCTGCAAAACCAATTCAATAAACATTCAGCAGTAGTGCAACAGATTCAAGGAGGGTTTCACAAGTATGGTTCAGCCCTTTTCTACTCCCCTTGCCATTGATGAACACTGATGTCACAGTTGTTTTAGAAATGTccattcaggtttttttttttcttttttaaaacttaAACGTCAACAAAAATGAACTGGCAGAAATGAAACATCTGATATTTTGTGTTTAAGCTTTAGGGGACGAGAACCAAGCAAACATCAAAGAGCATTCGGATTTTAGTCAAACGAAGGTGAAGACATGCAAACTGATATGGATTATACAAGAAAACAAGAAGTCTAGCCAAAAAGGGGCATCCATCCAAAGTGCTGGCATCACCTCCTGCAGAATAAATAGTCCTTTACACCCGCAGAGTGCAATCCTctcaaagaagaaagaaagaagaaaaaataaaacactaaatcaaTTAAAGCAATCAggaaaaaattaacaaaaacaaacacccCTTCCCCCATTAAGGACTGCTCCCAATGTTCCAGAGAAGTAGTACCGACAAAAACCTTGGGAAGGCATTTGCTTTACTTGTGCCATAAACGTGATCTGTGGAAAATAAAATGGGAATAAATCAGGACATTCATAACAACGGCGGAGTACAGATGGAAGGTGGAAAAGCTGTGCCAGCTTTTATGCAGTCTGCAGCCCACGTTACTTCTTCTGCTTTTTGAAGATCTTGAAGGTGTGCTTCTTTTTGCCGACCGAGTCAGTGTCTTCACCCGTGGAGCCGCTGTCCTCCTCCAGGGGGCTCTTCTTTGTTGAGAGTTGGGGGATGCGAGTCCCAGCCTTGATCCCAGCAATACCAGGTAGACCTGTAGGTGATGGAGTGTCAGGGTCGGTGGAGTTCGGGCTCATGGAGCGCGAAGATTCTGACAAGGACATGATCTCGCTCATGCTGGCAGACTTCTCAATGCCGTAGATTTTCTTCATGAGAATGGGACTATCTGAGCCTCCGTCAGGTGAAACCCCACCGTCGTGGACTCTGTTGCCCCCATTGGGGGTCTGGACGTGAGCCGAATCTTCTGAGCGAGAGTGCAGGCCATGGTGGAAAGAGGTGGGTTTGATAGGGAGGGCCTTGGCGCTGTAGGACATGCGCAGCTGCTCACCAGTTTGAGACACGGAAAGGGAGGAGTCAGAATCAGAGCGATTCAGGTCCCTGAAGAGAAAAAATGAACGGGTCAGATATAGGAAGGATACAGTTCCATTCATAACTTTTCCTATTCTGTGTTATCCAAGATGGCATAAGGCGTCAAACCCAGGGTGTTGGAAGACTGTCAAACATTAAAAGTGTTTGCAGGAATGTAAAGTTACTAGGTCCTGTTTGTGACGCCAAACAAGTAAATGGGCAGAAATCAAGTCAAGCTTTGTAGTAAATCAGTGGTTCAGTGGTTGTTAGTATACCGCGATGGCATTCATCAGTTAAGCTCAGGCATGTGCTAGGCATAGATAAAACAAGTCATAAAAGTCTCTATGGATCAAGGCCTGACTAGAGAATCTCCACACAAGTAGTTCAGCAAGCAAGAGAAGTAAGAAATATGTGTGGGCATGCAGCAGGTAGGTGATGACAATGTTATTGGAGTCAACGTGGAATGAAAAGTTAATGCACAGGCTTGTGTGAATGGCAGAAAGACAAGAACATTGAAGGACACCTACTGGTGGTTCTTTGTTACTGCAAAGAACAGCGTCGGCACAGACAGCAACCCTCAAGGGGTAGAAATACTACAGTATGATAACTACTACAAGCGAAAGTTAGCACAAAAATCTAATTCATACTGAATAACAGTCCCACTCTCATGCCGGGCAAGCAGAACAACATGGGTACCCGTAGCTGCCAGTGCGGCGTGGCGGCGGCGGGGTGGCATCAGGGGGCAGGTCTGGGATGGGGTCCATTGGCTGGAAATGATGCGAGTGAAAGAAAGAGGAATGATGCGcaggagaagaggaagaggaggagcaaGGAGGGGTAGCGGAAGAAGAGGCGCAAATGATTGAGGGATGCGAGACAGATGAGGAGATAGGAGTCAGACCCATCGCCTCAAAGTGCCCATATGATTGGCTGCGATTCTGCCATAGGTTGGACCTAGGCCAGGACGGGTATGAGCTACACTCCCCCTGCTGTCCCCCATGTGCGTGGCTGCCCTCTACCAACCTCTGGGAGCCCATGGCTAGCTGTGGGTCGATGTGTCGCTGGCGCAAGGACAGCATACTGGGAGCTGTGGACAGAGACacaagaggtcacaaaataataatataaattattttcaatCAATGTCAATCAAGCagcaaaaatacacacaaatacaggaACGTGACGTGAGGAGCGTGTTGGGCCAGGCAAGCTTAAACATGATGTTCAGGTGCAACGGAGGTGCTGGTGAGGAAAACATGTACAAGTGGGAAATTGTGGGAGGAGTTTTCTTTGGAGAACACCACAGTCAAACATGAGGAGCAAATCTTATCTCTCTACACagctctttccctttttttctctctaaatgTTATAATATCCATGGGTATATCCAAAACCTTGAGAACATCAAACAGATTGATAAAGGAAAACACTGAAAGATTGACTGGCCTGAAATTTGGACCTCCCATGTCACTTTTTTCTGCATGGTACCTACACTACCGGTCAAACTTTTGGAAAACCCCTATTCATTTAGTTGTCCAGTAGTCCAGTGtccagtgctgtatggcccagacaattgcttttttatttcttatctTAGCAAAgtcttctctttactgctgaaactgagacttagcccaatgttaagctgagcttttttttttttttcaaattttagttcatttgtttccCTGGCAGTTAACTGCaatattttgtacactggatttctggttattgactatATAATTATGGGGGTGCTTTGAAACTTTGACTGGTTAGTGTACACTACTCAAGCATTTTCAAAATCATACTCAAACTGATTTTCTATCACATACTGCCACAGGtttgcatttaaaatatttaaaaggtcAAATTTTCACTGTCTCTATTTTTTACacacacgtgtatatatatatatatatatatatatatatatatatatatatatatatatatatatatatatatatatatatatatctattatcAAATTGAATACTGCATATGCATATTATAATCCAATATTTTACATTTGGAATGGTTGAGatattcaatatttattttaaaaatatatatacagaaaaataaataatgaaccaCTAGTGATAGATTACAGCTCACCTCTATTACAAAtctaaatatctttaaaaagccAGCAACTTCCTTGTTTTAACTGTGTAGctgaagagaaagaaagggaaagaggTCAGCTGTATAATTTTAGAAAGCACCGCAGTGCAGTCTCTCTGACTACTTGTGCATGCCCAAGAGAATCTACCACTTAGGGTTATGAATCCACAGAAGTTTGAAGAAGGAACAGTTGAATGGGGAAGGTACAGAAAAGGGTAGTGAGAGGGGCATAGCAGCCTAGCCCACCAGAATACTTCCGCAACGACTTGCGATCCGAAACTACGGACCTGAGGTCACTGGCTCGGCGGCCCATGAACCGAGTGCCATCTGAAACGGGGGACGCAGTAAGGGGGAGGGGAAGAGCTGTTAATAAACAAAAACGTACTGCTTTTAAAAGACCCAATGCCAAAGGTTCAGTGTTAGTAGATTATCTGTATACCTTAATATGGCAGCATTTATCTAATTACACACTATAAATCGGATATAGTGTACAAGCACTATTATACAGTATTAATCTTAAATCTGCCACCTCAAAATGACCCCCAGCTGCAAAGCTACACATACTCACTCAGTTGCCAGTTGATCATTGTGTCTGTAAAAAGCCATAGAGGTTTTAGGCCACAGCATATTTTGACACTGTTTAGTTGGAGCCTTCTACCAGGCCTATAATAGCTTTGTATTTAATACTAATAGGTGTTTAGCTCAGtgagctaactcactgaccattCACAAACTTCAAGACAAACCAtgaaaaatgcaaagattttttgTATTTAAGTGCTATTTTCAAAGCGTGACAACAATAATTATGTGGAACATCTTCCACTGTAAATCACAAGACAGTACCTGAAGTCCAACACCATTGGAAGAAAACCCAtagtaaaaaacagtaaacataGCTTGTGCCAACACACAATTATCTCTCACATTAAAAGACAGCCTGCATCCCTGAATCTCTTCTCAGAGAGAATATAATGACGGCACATGTGGAAGATGGAAGACTCCAGTCAATAAGAGGGTTTTTTGGATTTAATCAATAAGCCCTTAGTCTGCTTGTAAGAGCCTTTAGTGGGCCGGGCCTTGGACCCATTGGAGTCTGGCAAGTCCTTACATTGCAAAGTTCCATGTGACATGATCTCCTCATCCATGTCGTCCATGTCTTCAGACATGACCATGTGCTGCGGTGTGGCACGGCCCCCCATGAAGCTTGGGTCCAGGTTCAAGGCTGAGGCCAGAGAAGGGAGACCAGGGTTGTTAACGATGGTAAAGCCCGTCAGGATCTCTATCTGCTGCCATCGATTGAGACGCTCCCGCAGGGCTGCGGTTACCTCTCCCAAAGCCTGCCTGAGAAACAGAAaaggagaaaacaaagaaaaatagaccgatttttttaaagtgtatgatTTTCTGCCATAGCAGTGTGTACACgggtcatgaagtgttaccttagggAACAGGTCAATGCACATTTCTTTGGCTTTATTGGAATATGGCAAAAATCTTGGGACAATATACCAGTTCCTGTCCCATGTCTTTTGTCATAACGGGTATTGTTTTTAGTGATCACAAAAGTTAGTGGAGGGCAACTACATCTATACTGAAATATACTCACTTAGCTGCTAGTATTTTGTGGTCCACATCATCGAGTGAGGAACTGTGTGCAACATGAAAGGTCCCAAAGAGCGTATTCCTCTTCTTTTTAATCTTCTCTGCCTGTGAGAACATCAGAgcacttttaatacatttaaacaacCCAACTCTGCAAAACATTGATGTCCaatttttattattctttctttttctacatGGTTTGAATGCAGCATTCTTGATATTAGATAAACATTTTATGATAAATGAAGCAATAGAAtcattcaaaagttttttttttctttacatgctatactgtgtttaaatgtaatgtaatgcatgtAAGCACATTATTTAAATCCATTAAGCAGTGATTTACCAAATAATGAAGTGTCAAGTATGAACTTTTTGCACTTTATTGTATATTGATGCTTTGCTGTCTTCTGTGAAATGGATGCCCTTAGCTCATGGTGCTTGTGTCTGTGTTACCATGTGGCTCCCTCCTTTTAGTTAGGCTGTCCTAATCACAATTTTCACATTCTCTGTACTACATAAATCTGACAAAACAACACTAATTCCATCTTTTTACTTCTCCCCTATCTCCCCAGCTTGACACTGATGGAAGTCTCGTCGTCAGGATCTCAAGCTACCCTCTTTCTCTTGTCAACTGGGGTCTCTGGCTGCCTGTCTCAGACCATCTGCCATCACTACTATGACTATACAAGTACATCTGATCATAACCGTCTTATCAGGTGGAGTGGTGATTGATTTTCATCAATAACATcagttatatacatttaaatttgatGCGATTCTATTCAGTCTGTCCAAtgggttatatatttttttgcaaaacacCTCTAAAACACTCTTAGCCAAGCAATGATATAAAGACTGTGTCAAAATTAACGATTTAAAAAATACTAACCCCTTCTTTAGCCACCAACAGCTGTTTCTCAGCATTCTGCTTCTTGATGTTGTAGTACTGCACCTCCACCTCATGTGTGAGCTGCAGCCACTTCTGCAGAGATTCTGGAGGAGACCAGCTGCAGCGCGACTCCAGCTCTTTCTCAGCCTTCTTCAGGGCCATTCGCACCTGCAGGGGGCACCAGAGTCAACAGTACACAATGCATCAAGGCAGCACTGGCACAAATGTACTTCTGTACTTCTAGGTTTACTGCACACAGGGAACACATTTGTTTAGATCATGGGTGGGCAACTGAGGGCCCAGCACAGTGTGCTGATTTCCCTGCTCTAACACACCtgggtaatttttttaaatagtaaaaataagTCTATTTTTCAATTGTTTTCAAACATCTATAAATCAAACAGACAAGTTGAATTTGGCCATAA harbors:
- the stim1a gene encoding stromal interaction molecule 1a isoform X2; amino-acid sequence: MEFGKLASLWIMCLCFLGKCWTDKLNQVSTEQVQVDNELCRIDEPLCQDENAILSFEAIRNIHKQMDDDANGNVDVSETDGFLREDLNYHDPKAKHNSFHGDDQFISVEDLWNSWKSSKVYNWTVDEVVEWLESYVELSQYAEAFRKMNFSGTTMPRLAVKNSTLTVTVLKILDRSHTQKLQLKALDTVLFGAPMMNSHNHLKDFMLVVSIVIGMGGCWFAFIQNRHSKDHMKKMMKDLEGLQRAEQSLHDLQQKLRIAQEEHRTVEVEKVNLEQKLRDEINSAKQEAHRLRELREGTENELSRQKYAEEELEQVRMALKKAEKELESRCSWSPPESLQKWLQLTHEVEVQYYNIKKQNAEKQLLVAKEGAEKIKKKRNTLFGTFHVAHSSSLDDVDHKILAAKQALGEVTAALRERLNRWQQIEILTGFTIVNNPGLPSLASALNLDPSFMGGRATPQHMVMSEDMDDMDEEIMSHGTLQSPSMLSLRQRHIDPQLAMGSQRLVEGSHAHGGQQGECSSYPSWPRSNLWQNRSQSYGHFEAMGLTPISSSVSHPSIICASSSATPPCSSSSSSPAHHSSFFHSHHFQPMDPIPDLPPDATPPPPRRTGSYGDLNRSDSDSSLSVSQTGEQLRMSYSAKALPIKPTSFHHGLHSRSEDSAHVQTPNGGNRVHDGGVSPDGGSDSPILMKKIYGIEKSASMSEIMSLSESSRSMSPNSTDPDTPSPTGLPGIAGIKAGTRIPQLSTKKSPLEEDSGSTGEDTDSVGKKKHTFKIFKKQKK
- the stim1a gene encoding stromal interaction molecule 1a isoform X1; its protein translation is MEFGKLASLWIMCLCFLGKCWTDKLNQVSTEQVQVDNELCRIDEPLCQDENAILSFEAIRNIHKQMDDDANGNVDVSETDGFLREDLNYHDPKAKHNSFHGDDQFISVEDLWNSWKSSKVYNWTVDEVVEWLESYVELSQYAEAFRKMNFSGTTMPRLAVKNSTLTVTVLKILDRSHTQKLQLKALDTVLFGAPMMNSHNHLKDFMLVVSIVIGMGGCWFAFIQNRHSKDHMKKMMKDLEGLQRAEQSLHDLQQKLRIAQEEHRTVEVEKVNLEQKLRDEINSAKQEAHRLRELREGTENELSRQKYAEEELEQVRMALKKAEKELESRCSWSPPESLQKWLQLTHEVEVQYYNIKKQNAEKQLLVAKEGAEKIKKKRNTLFGTFHVAHSSSLDDVDHKILAAKQALGEVTAALRERLNRWQQIEILTGFTIVNNPGLPSLASALNLDPSFMGGRATPQHMVMSEDMDDMDEEIMSHGTLQYGTRFMGRRASDLRSVVSDRKSLRKYSAPSMLSLRQRHIDPQLAMGSQRLVEGSHAHGGQQGECSSYPSWPRSNLWQNRSQSYGHFEAMGLTPISSSVSHPSIICASSSATPPCSSSSSSPAHHSSFFHSHHFQPMDPIPDLPPDATPPPPRRTGSYGDLNRSDSDSSLSVSQTGEQLRMSYSAKALPIKPTSFHHGLHSRSEDSAHVQTPNGGNRVHDGGVSPDGGSDSPILMKKIYGIEKSASMSEIMSLSESSRSMSPNSTDPDTPSPTGLPGIAGIKAGTRIPQLSTKKSPLEEDSGSTGEDTDSVGKKKHTFKIFKKQKK
- the stim1a gene encoding stromal interaction molecule 1a isoform X3, yielding MEFGKLASLWIMCLCFLGKCWTDKLNQVSTEQVQVDNELCRIDEPLCQDENAILSFEAIRNIHKQMDDDANGNVDVSETDGFLREDLNYHDPKAKHNSFHGDDQFISVEDLWNSWKSSKVYNWTVDEVVEWLESYVELSQYAEAFRKMNFSGTTMPRLAVKNSTLTVTVLKILDRSHTQKLQLKALDTVLFGAPMMNSHNHLKDFMLVVSIVIGMGGCWFAFIQNRHSKDHMKKMMKDLEGLQRAEQSLHDLQQKLRIAQEEHRTVEVEKVNLEQKLRDEINSAKQEAHRLRELREGTENELSRQKYAEEELEQVRMALKKAEKELESRCSWSPPESLQKWLQLTHEVEVQYYNIKKQNAEKQLLVAKEGAEKIKKKRNTLFGTFHVAHSSSLDDVDHKILAAKQALGEVTAALRERLNRWQQIEILTGFTIVNNPGLPSLASALNLDPSFMGGRATPQHMVMSEDMDDMDEEIMSHGTLQYGTRFMGRRASDLRSVVSDRKSLRKYSAPSMLSLRQRHIDPQLAMGSQRDLNRSDSDSSLSVSQTGEQLRMSYSAKALPIKPTSFHHGLHSRSEDSAHVQTPNGGNRVHDGGVSPDGGSDSPILMKKIYGIEKSASMSEIMSLSESSRSMSPNSTDPDTPSPTGLPGIAGIKAGTRIPQLSTKKSPLEEDSGSTGEDTDSVGKKKHTFKIFKKQKK
- the stim1a gene encoding stromal interaction molecule 1a isoform X4, producing the protein MEFGKLASLWIMCLCFLGKCWTDKLNQVSTEQVQVDNELCRIDEPLCQDENAILSFEAIRNIHKQMDDDANGNVDVSETDGFLREDLNYHDPKAKHNSFHGDDQFISVEDLWNSWKSSKVYNWTVDEVVEWLESYVELSQYAEAFRKMNFSGTTMPRLAVKNSTLTVTVLKILDRSHTQKLQLKALDTVLFGAPMMNSHNHLKDFMLVVSIVIGMGGCWFAFIQNRHSKDHMKKMMKDLEGLQRAEQSLHDLQQKLRIAQEEHRTVEVEKVNLEQKLRDEINSAKQEAHRLRELREGTENELSRQKYAEEELEQVRMALKKAEKELESRCSWSPPESLQKWLQLTHEVEVQYYNIKKQNAEKQLLVAKEGAEKIKKKRNTLFGTFHVAHSSSLDDVDHKILAAKQALGEVTAALRERLNRWQQIEILTGFTIVNNPGLPSLASALNLDPSFMGGRATPQHMVMSEDMDDMDEEIMSHGTLQSPSMLSLRQRHIDPQLAMGSQRDLNRSDSDSSLSVSQTGEQLRMSYSAKALPIKPTSFHHGLHSRSEDSAHVQTPNGGNRVHDGGVSPDGGSDSPILMKKIYGIEKSASMSEIMSLSESSRSMSPNSTDPDTPSPTGLPGIAGIKAGTRIPQLSTKKSPLEEDSGSTGEDTDSVGKKKHTFKIFKKQKK